The Elaeis guineensis isolate ETL-2024a chromosome 11, EG11, whole genome shotgun sequence genomic interval aaTAAGTGACGCGGTATTTTTTAGAATGAGGTACTGAAGTTTAAACGATGccgtcctaaaatgaaaatgagttTGCAAAATACTACATCAATTTGATTCGATTTCATATGGTTTAAAAGTGTAAGAATCAAATCCGaccataaataatcaattttttacaaaCCCTAATCCGATTCTATTTGATTTATATCTTTCGATTAATCAAAATCGATGTTTATTGAGTTGGATTGAGTGAGTTTCTTTGAATTTTGATTATTTGCTCAGCCCTACTTTATCCTATCTTATATTGGGATTAAATATATAAACCCATTAGGAATAACAATGGCTAATCTCCTAATATTCTATCTTGTTTCCAAATTAAGCCCTTGATCTGGAACTAAGACCGCAACTTGCATCCACTGTGTCAAATGTAAAGTCCAGGTAAGTGGCTTGGCCAACCCAAGAATCTTTTGAGAATCAACCGTTCAATAAACATCTTAGAATAATCGAGCGGTTGTTGGAATGGTATCACGTATTGTCACTTGGGCAAGAAGGTATGATTTTAAATTCAGTTAGCATTGGCCCTCAGGGGTAGAGTAGCTTATAGGATAGAAGTCGGAGATTAATCCCTTCTAATCTTAaaaatacataaatacatatctttaaatGGAGGCATCCTAATTATTTTATTTCTCTGATatgtttaaataaagaaaaaaattttccattcaaCAAAAGATAGCAACATAAGTAACTTTTTAACCAAAAGAGATCACTATTGATTGTACCATACTAGTTTATAATCATTTATTACGATAGATACGGAGAATAATGAGATGAGGAAAAAAAGGAACAGAATAAAAACCCAATGTTTATACCATTCAATCTATTGATCTATGTCCATGACCAAGATAATGTAAAAACTTTACTATAGGGGGCCGGAGATTATAAAGTACAAAATGTCTCCTCAAATGCTAACCCTCAATCCACATGGATTCTGTAGAATATTttattgctcttttttttttaattataagatatatatatatatatataatagagtaAGTTCATTTAAACTCAATCGGTGTCCTACAATAATCATAATGGAGGATCATCTGATGAATAACTTGACATACTTTTGTTAGGCATcgatatagaaattaaaaaaattattttatttaggaattagagaatattttttttatggactCTACGGTCAGAATTGTTGATGACTCCAATATTTTGTttctatatgaatttttattagaaTATTGGGTTGCCTATATAAATCCATCACCAGGTTAATTGAGAATACAGTTTACATTATTAAGATTTTTGAATTCTATTCCTttgccttcttctctttcctcctcttcttctcctctcacCTTTTGGCTTGCATCAATATAGTATCATGTTCTATCCTGCATGAAATCAAGTTAATCCGACCTGGACTTCACCCCGGCACCTCTTGCTCGCTAATCGTGCAGTCCAAAGAAAACAAATGTGGTGATTGGTGGAGAGCTTTTTTTCCTCTACTTCGCTTGCCGTGCTCATTGTACCACACTCCAAGGAAAAAAGTTCCTTTTTATCTCTCCAGAGCTTGTAAACTCAAAACATCCTCTACATCATTAAATAGGAATAGACGTATCTTGAGAAAATGCAGATTAAGACTTGTCTCATTTTATCCCGATCTTAACCACACCTAATTGAGGATGAaaaaatttactaaaaatttatgTTCTTTTCTCCAAACCAAGTCTTATAGAATAAGAAAGCAGTTTAGTTTACCACTCCTAGCAACCACGACTAAGAAAGGAAGCGAGATTGCCACCCGGTATGAAATGGGGAGCACCGGAGCGGGCACAATGCACCACCCCCCTCAGTCTCCTTTCACGTTGCAATCATGAGGGAAGACGAATTAAACCCTTTCCATCAAAACAGAGTTGGTGCTTATAAGATCATATAAGGGCTGTCTAAGAGGAGGTAGTATTCTTCGGCGAGATACCACATGCATGCCATAGCAGGGCATCGAAACGGCCCCAAAGCCTTAAGCTAGTCAAGCCAGTTCTTACAATGCTGATCCATTCTGCTGGAGACTGGAAATTTCAGGCTTATGGGCGTTTGGCCCAACAGGCCTCTATATTGACCCATCTATGCAGGAGCCATAAGGAACTTAAGATGAGTTTGTGGAGGAATGGACCATTATTTTGAATCCAAATTTGTAGACCAGCATGCCCGGCTTTCTAAATCTGATAAAAGGAAGTTCCATAGCTAATTTGGGCTGTTTTAAGGATTAGCATGTTATTAAATCGACTGTCTTGTATCCATTATCCCTCCACAATCCAAACTCTGTCTGTGATCAAGCAAGCTCGGGTCCTAGATGTTCATTCTTTAATATATAATGAGGAGCTTGGAACCACTCTGGTATGTCTTACTGGCTTCTCCTCTTAAATAATCAACAGTCCATGCAAGCGAGTCTCACATCAAATGGTGGGATCCCCTTCAATGCTTGTTTGATCTAGCTTGATCACTCACCATGGATACCAAATGGATCATGGGTAGCTTAACAGCATAGGAGACAGAGAGACAGAAGAGATGCTAAACTacaatgtaaagtcactagaatTTCTTGGTTTGATTCTTCATGATTGCATCATCAAGAATTTGAATCTGGATAATTGTGATACATATGGATCTCCCTCCTTTTGTTctgaaaaatggaaaggaaaaaaaagatccTTGACACCTACCCATAAAATCTATGCGCAAACAATAGTTGCTGTGCCCTTGTGTCATCCAGGATGTCTTGATGTCATAATGCGGTTCTGAATCTTTAATTCCTTTTTGTAACAACTGCATATGAATCCCATACAGTCACTAAATAATCAGCTGAAGGCTTAATCCCAAGCCCAATCATAAAGATATGATGCATGAACTGCCTGGAAGCTACCGTATGCACCAGAGCAACCTTAGTGAAAAGTTAAAATTAGTAAAAGTCACAGAACCACTCAGGTAATCCTTAGATTATTACACCTTTCTTATCAAACCAAAACACTAGTTAATTACGTATTCAAACTCACATGCGATAAATATGGTTGTCTCATGCAACTTTACAAGACCTCTGCATCAAAGCAGCATAGAATGTAATTTCTCTTTTGACTTATGAAATACAAAAACGCACTTTCAATGAACCTCATTCTATAAGAAATTATATTCTATACTATATACACCAGCATCTATCGCTCATCAAAATGCATAACCATATTTCATTCACCATGCACTCATTAAGATGATTGGTATTTCATTCATCATGCACTCATCTTAATGATTGATGGCATATTCGATCATAGATCTGAACGTATTAGAGCATGCAATGCAGGATATAATTGATCCTGTCCCATGGGCCCCCACTTCTTTCTAAAGCATAGTGGGCATCACAGTCATGATCACTCATGACAAATGTAGATAAATAAACCATACCACCGCACCCAACATTaatgttgtaaaaaaaaaaaaaagcattagcGTACCAAAATCTTGAAGTGACGGTTGATTAGAAAGACTCTAACCGTTCACCAGGAAAATGAACATAGTCGGGAAAATAATGCCCCTCTCCATAAGAGAATAATGAGTGGATTAGAATCTTAGAAAGAGACGCTTAAAAGAAAAAGTTGCACTGCTTGGGTTTCCTTCAGAAGGGAAAAAGACCTATAGCGAGcgagatttacaaagactgacaccagaataattaaaatccaaaatCTTTACAATCTCAAAAGCCAGCTAAAACGATCCCCCCCCTAACAACATCACGCAGCGGCCTTCTTAGCCCTCTTGGCAGCAGGGGACTTGATGGACTTGCGCTGCTTGGGCTTCGCCGGGGCTGCTTTCTTGGCCTTTTTCACTCCCGCGGCCTTCTTGGCCTTCTTCGGAACCTTGGAAGAGGCCACAGTCTTCTTCGCCGCAGCAGCAGCGGCAGGAGCCTTACGCTTAGTGCCAGCGGAGGGAGCCGCCTTGGCTGGCTTCTTCTCCTTCGCCGCCGGCTTGCCCTCCTTCTTACCTGCCTCGGAGAGCTTGAACGAGGCCTTGACCTTCACGAGCTTCCCCTTGGCCGCGAAGTTCTTCAACTGGATCGCAAGCATCTTCTTGTAGTTCGCCGGGAGGACCCCCTTGTGCTTCTCCTCCATGTACTTGGCGATCGCGTACGGGCTCGATCCGGTCTTCTCTTTCAACGCTAACACGGCTTCTTTGATCATCTACACCCGAGAATCGAAATCAGGAAATTTACGACCACAACTTCGAATGGGAAAACGGCAAGTAATCGAAGAAGGAGGGATTGTTACCTGGAAATAGGGGGGATGGGAGGGGGCGGAGGACTTGGAACCCTTGGGCTTCTTCTCCTTGGCGGCCTTTGGGGCTCGGGGCTTCTTCTCCTTGGGCTTGGCCTCGGTCGCCTTCGGGACTCCTTGGACGGCGGGCATCTTAGAGAACTCGAGCCGATTCGAGAACAACCGAACGCTAGAGAGGACTATGTAACTGAACGGACGATAGGAGGGTTCGACCATCGATGCGGTATTTATAACAGGGCCGCGGGGATCAGGGGCGGGTTGTGATTGGTCGCCAGGGAAGCACACGGATCGACCCCAGCTACGGTTGCGGATGCATCCCTGCCGTCGGAAGGAACGGTGGATGCCAGGCTCCTTTCCTTTCCGGATTTTTGATTGGTTCTTTCCTCTTTTGGGAACAAGGATGCGAGGTTACGTGCGACGCTGAAGGTGAGGGTGGATCGGATAAGTTTCTTTGTATTTGATGGTGCTTTTGGTAACCGTTCCCTAaac includes:
- the LOC105054185 gene encoding histone H1, whose product is MVEPSYRPFSYIVLSSVRLFSNRLEFSKMPAVQGVPKATEAKPKEKKPRAPKAAKEKKPKGSKSSAPSHPPYFQMIKEAVLALKEKTGSSPYAIAKYMEEKHKGVLPANYKKMLAIQLKNFAAKGKLVKVKASFKLSEAGKKEGKPAAKEKKPAKAAPSAGTKRKAPAAAAAAKKTVASSKVPKKAKKAAGVKKAKKAAPAKPKQRKSIKSPAAKRAKKAAA